Proteins encoded in a region of the Streptomyces sp. NBC_01471 genome:
- a CDS encoding NUDIX domain-containing protein produces MTQQTDDQPKALKPALESMTLLVAAVIVHDRATNRVVLLQRSENAKLAQGMWDLPVGKNEPGDPITETAVRELYEETGLTVKPEALKVAHIIHGAWGVEAPNGFLTVVFAAHEWTGEPETREPRKHAQVRWVNADAIPGDFVETTASALHRYLGGGPQVSLDGWKQANAPPATSGCGSTGREG; encoded by the coding sequence ATGACCCAGCAGACCGACGACCAGCCGAAGGCCCTCAAGCCGGCGCTCGAATCGATGACCCTGCTGGTCGCCGCGGTCATCGTCCACGACCGGGCCACCAACCGCGTCGTACTCCTCCAGCGCAGCGAGAACGCCAAGTTGGCCCAGGGCATGTGGGACCTGCCGGTCGGCAAGAACGAACCCGGCGATCCCATCACCGAGACCGCAGTCCGTGAGCTCTACGAAGAGACCGGCCTGACAGTAAAGCCGGAAGCCTTGAAGGTTGCCCACATCATTCACGGAGCCTGGGGCGTGGAGGCCCCCAATGGCTTCCTCACGGTCGTCTTTGCCGCGCACGAATGGACCGGCGAACCGGAAACCCGTGAACCCCGCAAGCACGCCCAGGTCCGCTGGGTGAACGCCGATGCCATCCCCGGGGACTTCGTGGAGACCACCGCCAGCGCCCTGCACCGCTATCTCGGAGGCGGACCGCAGGTCTCCCTGGACGGCTGGAAGCAAGCGAATGCCCCGCCTGCTACAAGCGGTTGCGGATCTACAGGGCGAGAAGGGTAG
- a CDS encoding transposase domain-containing protein codes for MASDGHDRVSCGLCADWLAVSRVGKPQKASRDTRPLKSARAAKTVRRLTQSGGRSYPARTPGSCLRAEAAQPPHRRGLDVGVAETLLHTHDIMQGLSVDWLPPAPLSSAVLEPMPVTLGGCASLSSVWRGWGRSGRLRVSGCQTGLRSGLLTQEFPPGLVDEVIAETGRAELRSRLLPARGSW; via the coding sequence ATGGCTTCCGACGGTCATGATCGGGTGTCCTGCGGACTGTGTGCGGACTGGCTCGCTGTCAGCCGGGTGGGCAAGCCCCAGAAAGCCAGCCGCGACACGCGCCCACTGAAGTCCGCTCGAGCCGCCAAGACCGTTCGACGCCTTACTCAGTCAGGGGGTCGCTCATACCCTGCGCGAACGCCAGGCTCATGCCTGCGGGCAGAAGCAGCTCAGCCGCCACACCGCCGAGGACTGGACGTGGGCGTCGCCGAAACCCTGCTGCACACCCACGACATCATGCAGGGACTGTCCGTGGACTGGCTACCACCAGCACCGCTGAGCTCAGCCGTACTAGAGCCAATGCCGGTGACTTTAGGTGGCTGTGCCTCGTTGTCTTCTGTGTGGCGAGGGTGGGGCAGGTCAGGGCGCCTGCGGGTGAGCGGTTGTCAGACCGGATTGCGATCGGGGTTGCTGACGCAGGAGTTTCCGCCGGGTCTGGTGGATGAGGTGATTGCCGAGACCGGCCGGGCTGAGCTGCGCAGTCGTCTGCTGCCGGCGCGGGGCTCGTGGTGA
- a CDS encoding tyrosine-protein phosphatase: MNGRIPFQRLHNFRDLGGRPADDGRTVRTGRLFRADSLAKLGGADWERFLALDIGTVIDLRHSWEIDAKGRVPVHPSFTYHHLSVEHRPYDQPSLGPDVAAGPYLAERYLEVAHDGVGELSRAVEVIAAAGERPAVFHCTSGKDRTGLLAALVLTLLGVSEADIIADFALTGLASERLLADWRAEHPGAGPIWPGYGRAPEDVMRLFLAALTERYGSVRGYIADRLDIEDDVVAALRRNLLEAAPATGPQP, translated from the coding sequence ATGAACGGACGCATACCTTTCCAGCGGCTGCACAACTTCCGTGATCTGGGCGGCCGTCCGGCCGATGACGGCCGCACGGTGCGCACGGGGCGGCTGTTCCGAGCCGACTCGCTGGCCAAGCTCGGCGGCGCGGACTGGGAGCGGTTCCTCGCCCTGGACATCGGTACCGTCATCGACCTGCGCCACTCCTGGGAGATCGACGCCAAGGGCCGCGTCCCCGTGCACCCGTCGTTCACCTACCACCACCTCAGCGTCGAGCACCGCCCCTACGACCAGCCCAGTCTCGGCCCGGACGTCGCGGCCGGCCCGTACCTCGCCGAGCGGTATCTGGAGGTCGCCCACGACGGCGTCGGGGAACTGAGCCGGGCCGTCGAAGTGATCGCGGCCGCCGGGGAGCGCCCCGCTGTCTTCCACTGCACCTCGGGCAAGGACCGCACGGGCCTGCTGGCGGCGCTCGTGCTGACGCTCCTGGGGGTGTCCGAGGCCGACATCATCGCGGACTTCGCCCTCACCGGGCTGGCCAGCGAACGCCTCCTCGCCGACTGGCGGGCCGAACACCCGGGCGCGGGGCCGATCTGGCCCGGCTACGGCCGTGCGCCCGAGGACGTGATGCGCCTGTTCCTGGCTGCCCTGACCGAGCGGTACGGGTCCGTGCGCGGCTACATCGCCGACCGGCTGGACATCGAGGACGACGTGGTCGCGGCGCTGCGGCGGAACCTGCTGGAAGCGGCTCCCGCCACCGGGCCCCAGCCGTAG
- a CDS encoding DUF1349 domain-containing protein, protein MVPWQDGYALDWSDGTWLNPPAHAGTDGAELVVTTRDRTDFWRTTGYGFVRDDGHALLTGLSAGSAVEVTFLADFDTLYDQAGVLVRTDEQNWIKAGVEMTDGAPHVGAVATRGVSDWSMAPVPEWAGRPVTVRASRSGDAVTVRARADGEPWRMIRLTPLDPEATASAGPFCCSPQRAGLRVRFTRFTVGPADRQLHG, encoded by the coding sequence GTGGTTCCCTGGCAGGACGGATACGCGCTCGACTGGTCGGACGGGACCTGGCTCAACCCGCCCGCGCACGCGGGGACGGACGGCGCCGAGCTGGTGGTGACCACCCGCGACAGGACCGACTTCTGGCGTACGACCGGTTACGGCTTCGTCCGCGACGACGGGCACGCGCTGCTGACCGGGCTGAGTGCGGGATCGGCGGTCGAAGTGACGTTCCTGGCCGACTTCGACACGCTCTACGACCAGGCGGGCGTCCTGGTCCGCACCGACGAGCAGAACTGGATCAAGGCGGGTGTCGAGATGACGGACGGCGCACCGCACGTGGGCGCGGTGGCGACCCGCGGCGTCTCGGACTGGTCCATGGCGCCGGTCCCGGAGTGGGCGGGCCGGCCGGTCACCGTCCGGGCCAGCCGCTCGGGGGACGCGGTGACGGTACGGGCGCGCGCCGACGGCGAGCCGTGGCGGATGATCCGGCTGACGCCGCTGGACCCGGAGGCGACCGCGTCGGCCGGACCGTTCTGCTGCTCACCGCAGCGTGCGGGACTGCGGGTCCGCTTCACCCGGTTCACGGTCGGCCCCGCCGACCGGCAGCTGCACGGCTGA
- a CDS encoding FAD-dependent oxidoreductase: MTPTPHHAVAIVGGGLGGLTLARVLHVNGLSAAVYDQEASREVRGQGGMLDIHEDSGQVALRAAGLLEDFRALVMPGGEALRVLDKHAVVHLDEEDERSGNTRPEVDRGHLRDLLLDSLPTGTVRWGAKATGARALADGRHEVTLADGTAFTTDLLVGADGAWSRVRPLLSAEVPAYTGVSIVEADLQDADTRHPASAVVVGGGMLFALGDRKGFLAHRESDGSLHVYATLTVPREWTSTVDFTDAEGARAVVLEQFDGWDDSLRALVADADGPLVPRLVHALPVGHRWDRVPGVTLLGDAAHVMSPLAGEGANLAMIDAADLGLALASHHGDTEAALAAYEQGMFPRAESAAAESAANLLVCFSDDAPKGLLEMFAGHHRAG; this comes from the coding sequence ATGACCCCCACCCCCCACCACGCCGTCGCGATCGTCGGCGGCGGCCTCGGCGGCCTGACTCTGGCCCGCGTCCTGCACGTGAACGGCCTGTCGGCTGCCGTCTACGATCAGGAAGCCTCCCGCGAGGTCCGCGGCCAGGGCGGCATGCTCGACATCCACGAGGATTCCGGCCAGGTGGCGCTGCGCGCCGCGGGCCTGCTGGAGGACTTCCGCGCTCTCGTGATGCCCGGCGGCGAGGCCCTGCGCGTCCTCGACAAGCACGCCGTGGTCCACCTGGACGAGGAGGACGAGCGCTCGGGCAACACCCGTCCCGAGGTCGACCGCGGCCATCTGCGTGACCTGCTGCTCGACTCGTTGCCCACCGGCACCGTGCGCTGGGGCGCCAAGGCCACCGGGGCCCGCGCCCTGGCCGACGGCCGCCACGAGGTCACCCTCGCCGACGGCACCGCCTTCACCACCGACCTGCTGGTCGGGGCCGACGGGGCCTGGTCCCGGGTGCGACCGCTGCTGTCCGCCGAGGTGCCCGCGTACACCGGGGTGAGCATCGTGGAGGCCGACCTGCAGGACGCGGACACCCGCCACCCGGCCTCCGCCGTGGTGGTCGGAGGGGGCATGCTCTTCGCCCTCGGCGACCGCAAGGGTTTCCTGGCCCACCGCGAGTCCGACGGCAGCCTGCACGTCTACGCCACCCTCACCGTCCCCCGGGAGTGGACCTCCACCGTCGACTTCACCGACGCCGAGGGCGCCAGGGCAGTGGTGCTGGAGCAGTTCGACGGCTGGGACGACAGTCTGCGCGCGCTGGTGGCCGACGCCGACGGACCCTTGGTCCCGCGGCTCGTGCACGCCCTGCCGGTGGGTCACCGCTGGGACCGCGTGCCGGGAGTGACGCTGCTGGGCGACGCCGCCCATGTGATGTCCCCGCTGGCCGGAGAGGGCGCCAACCTGGCCATGATCGACGCGGCCGACCTGGGACTGGCCCTGGCCTCGCACCACGGCGACACCGAGGCCGCGCTGGCCGCGTACGAGCAGGGCATGTTCCCCCGCGCCGAGTCGGCCGCCGCCGAATCCGCCGCCAATCTCCTTGTCTGCTTCAGCGACGACGCCCCCAAGGGGCTGCTGGAGATGTTCGCCGGTCACCACCGGGCCGGCTGA
- a CDS encoding TetR/AcrR family transcriptional regulator C-terminal domain-containing protein, translating to MHPRSEPRSRRERPAKPALTRDGIVAAALGIMRADGLEKVTMRRLAQDLDTGPASLYVYVSNTAELHAAILDELLGTLPEPADGPWRERLEELLTAYTLVLFAHPGLARSALVARPSGPHYLTLIESLLRFLDEGDVPDGRAAWGVDVLMQYATATAAEHSTREHAVDAQDEWDALTHAVHTADERTHPRIAALAPRLVSGAPDERLSWGFQALINGVVHTPTPS from the coding sequence ATGCATCCTCGCTCCGAACCTCGCAGTCGCCGTGAGCGGCCCGCCAAACCGGCTCTGACCAGGGACGGGATCGTGGCCGCCGCGCTGGGCATCATGCGGGCCGACGGCCTGGAAAAGGTCACCATGCGCCGCCTGGCACAGGACCTGGACACCGGTCCGGCCTCGCTGTACGTCTACGTCAGCAACACCGCCGAGCTGCACGCGGCGATCCTCGACGAACTCCTGGGCACCCTGCCGGAGCCGGCGGACGGCCCGTGGCGCGAGCGCCTGGAAGAGCTGCTCACCGCGTACACACTGGTCCTCTTCGCCCACCCCGGCCTGGCGCGCTCCGCGCTCGTGGCCCGGCCCAGCGGACCCCACTACCTGACCCTGATCGAGTCGCTCCTGCGTTTCCTGGACGAGGGAGACGTGCCCGACGGCCGCGCCGCCTGGGGGGTGGACGTGCTGATGCAGTACGCCACCGCGACCGCCGCCGAGCATTCGACCCGTGAGCACGCCGTCGACGCTCAGGACGAGTGGGACGCGCTGACCCACGCCGTGCACACCGCCGACGAGCGAACCCATCCGCGGATCGCGGCCCTGGCCCCCCGGCTGGTGTCCGGTGCGCCGGACGAACGCCTGTCCTGGGGCTTCCAGGCCCTGATCAACGGCGTCGTCCACACACCCACGCCCTCCTGA
- a CDS encoding winged helix-turn-helix transcriptional regulator — protein MVEGVQRRQVEAGERYDVFHTDCPARDVVDHVTSRWGIWVLISLRSNDLRFYELRESIQGISEKMLAQTLRALVQDGLIWREVEPTTPPQVTYGLTGFGRDVGEPLTELFDRITLRLSPHSSGQA, from the coding sequence ATGGTGGAAGGCGTGCAGCGCAGGCAGGTCGAGGCGGGGGAGCGGTATGACGTGTTTCACACCGACTGCCCCGCGCGTGATGTGGTCGACCATGTGACCAGCAGATGGGGCATCTGGGTGCTGATCTCCTTGCGGAGCAACGACCTCCGGTTCTACGAGCTGCGCGAGAGCATCCAGGGCATCAGCGAGAAGATGCTCGCCCAGACCCTGCGCGCGCTGGTTCAGGACGGCCTGATCTGGCGGGAGGTCGAGCCGACGACGCCGCCCCAGGTCACCTACGGGCTGACCGGGTTCGGCCGGGACGTCGGCGAGCCGCTGACGGAGCTCTTCGACCGGATCACGCTGCGGCTGTCCCCGCACAGCTCGGGACAGGCGTGA
- a CDS encoding SDR family oxidoreductase: MIVVTGATGNIGRPLTQALAETGREVTAVSRHTAAVPEGVRHVTADLAEPGSLKPALAGAKALFLLLSGDLHATGANPADIIGEAADSGVRRVVLLSTLGVVTRPSGRTRIAMRALEDTLRESGLEWAVLRPGGFASNALWWADSIRAQQVVAAPFGDIGVPVIDPADIAAVAAACLLDDRYTGGAYELTGPEVITPRQQTEAIAAALGSPLRFHELTRDEARAAMAQSMPAELADDTLDILGSPSPAELRVSPDVQRVLGRAPRPFADWATRNVAAFR; the protein is encoded by the coding sequence ATGATCGTAGTGACCGGGGCCACTGGGAACATCGGCCGACCGCTGACGCAGGCACTGGCCGAGACGGGCCGGGAGGTGACGGCGGTGTCACGGCACACGGCGGCGGTGCCGGAGGGGGTCCGCCACGTGACGGCAGACCTGGCCGAGCCGGGCAGCCTCAAGCCCGCACTGGCCGGGGCGAAGGCGCTGTTCCTGCTGCTGTCCGGCGATTTGCACGCCACTGGGGCCAACCCTGCCGACATCATCGGCGAGGCCGCGGACAGCGGGGTCCGCCGGGTCGTCCTGCTCTCCACTCTCGGCGTGGTGACCAGGCCCTCCGGCCGAACGCGAATCGCGATGCGCGCACTGGAGGACACGCTGCGGGAGTCCGGCCTGGAGTGGGCCGTCCTGCGGCCGGGCGGCTTCGCCTCCAACGCCCTGTGGTGGGCCGATTCCATCCGCGCGCAACAAGTCGTCGCCGCGCCCTTCGGCGACATCGGGGTGCCGGTCATCGATCCGGCGGACATCGCCGCGGTCGCGGCAGCCTGCCTGCTGGACGACCGGTACACCGGCGGCGCCTACGAGCTGACCGGCCCGGAGGTGATCACTCCACGCCAGCAGACGGAGGCCATCGCCGCCGCGCTGGGCTCGCCGCTGAGGTTTCACGAACTCACCCGCGACGAGGCCAGGGCCGCCATGGCCCAGAGCATGCCGGCGGAACTCGCCGACGACACTCTGGACATCCTCGGCTCCCCGAGCCCGGCCGAGCTGCGCGTCAGCCCGGACGTCCAGCGGGTCCTCGGCCGCGCCCCGCGCCCCTTCGCCGACTGGGCCACCCGCAACGTCGCCGCTTTCCGCTGA
- a CDS encoding GntR family transcriptional regulator, which yields MLFRIDPSSAIPLGDQIAACVRGAVADGRVEAGERLPAARVLADSLGVNVHTVLRGYQRLREEGLIELRRGRGAMVVGGPSRARARLLVRVREFTAEARELGLTDEAVLALVREAL from the coding sequence ATGCTCTTCCGGATCGACCCGTCGTCCGCGATCCCGCTCGGGGACCAGATCGCCGCCTGTGTCCGGGGCGCCGTCGCGGACGGCCGGGTGGAAGCGGGTGAGCGGCTGCCCGCCGCCCGTGTCCTCGCGGACTCGCTGGGGGTCAATGTCCATACGGTGCTGCGGGGTTACCAGCGGCTGCGCGAGGAGGGCCTGATCGAACTGCGCCGGGGGAGGGGGGCGATGGTCGTCGGGGGCCCCTCGCGGGCGCGGGCGCGACTGCTCGTACGGGTGCGGGAATTCACGGCGGAGGCACGGGAGCTGGGCCTCACGGACGAGGCCGTGCTGGCGCTCGTACGCGAGGCGCTCTGA
- a CDS encoding DUF1648 domain-containing protein, translated as MRHGRIRRATVAGLPFLLAHAVDLVVFFQLRDRLPHRLASHFGSGGRPDDTAGQTEYVLVTTGLLIGMGLIWMLIARGVRGLIATGWALAGFVGAVMAAVLYANLRTPVEFPFWRVAVAVGVAALAGGAGWWLARFVPSVLPLPAEGPVERIDLAAGETAGWARHAGARPLLVLAAGVVVTGVVVLTLSGWQDAVAPVVIGLVLMVFARPYVTVDRRGLTVSTGRLPWPRIRVPLDEVEQATSRDINALKDFGGWGYRFRAGRSGLILRSGEAIVVRRRNGRDFAVTIDGSADAAALLNTLAERRANG; from the coding sequence ATGAGGCACGGACGCATCCGGCGCGCGACAGTTGCCGGCCTGCCCTTCCTGCTTGCCCACGCCGTCGATCTGGTGGTCTTCTTCCAGCTGCGGGACCGGCTGCCGCACCGCCTGGCCAGCCATTTCGGGAGCGGCGGCCGGCCGGACGACACGGCGGGGCAGACGGAGTACGTGCTGGTCACCACCGGGCTCCTGATCGGCATGGGGCTGATCTGGATGCTGATCGCCCGCGGCGTGCGCGGTCTGATCGCCACGGGCTGGGCGCTCGCCGGCTTCGTCGGTGCGGTGATGGCCGCGGTCCTGTACGCCAATCTCCGCACCCCGGTCGAGTTCCCGTTCTGGAGGGTCGCCGTCGCTGTCGGGGTGGCGGCACTGGCGGGCGGGGCCGGGTGGTGGCTGGCCCGCTTCGTGCCGTCCGTGCTGCCGCTGCCCGCCGAGGGGCCCGTCGAGCGGATCGACCTCGCGGCCGGTGAGACGGCCGGCTGGGCACGCCATGCGGGCGCACGCCCGCTGCTGGTGCTCGCGGCGGGCGTCGTCGTCACCGGCGTCGTCGTGCTGACCTTGTCCGGCTGGCAGGACGCCGTGGCGCCTGTCGTGATCGGCCTGGTGCTGATGGTCTTCGCCAGGCCGTACGTCACCGTGGACCGCAGGGGCCTGACCGTCTCCACCGGCCGGCTGCCCTGGCCGCGTATCCGGGTGCCGCTGGACGAGGTCGAGCAGGCGACCAGCCGCGACATCAACGCCCTCAAGGACTTCGGCGGGTGGGGCTACCGCTTCCGCGCGGGCCGCTCCGGGCTCATCCTCCGCTCGGGCGAGGCCATCGTGGTCCGGCGCAGGAACGGCCGCGACTTCGCCGTCACCATCGACGGCTCGGCCGATGCCGCCGCCCTGCTCAACACCCTGGCCGAGCGGCGGGCGAACGGCTGA
- a CDS encoding DUF6304 family protein: MTPQSWAGWYRDSHGSDALVISAVERQLRTRIRGVDYAGASFDSFAPVGDVPEGAEPLSDCVLEWDMPLPVVAGDSTAQQATLSCLLALRRPATDLGVTLHYGGTSYVSGNDQGDFGAAVALIQEQLPSGSTLQSPFSAAV, translated from the coding sequence ATGACACCACAGTCATGGGCCGGCTGGTACCGGGACAGCCATGGATCAGATGCCCTAGTGATCAGCGCAGTAGAGCGTCAACTCCGCACCCGGATCAGGGGAGTCGACTATGCCGGAGCTTCGTTCGACTCGTTCGCGCCGGTCGGAGACGTACCGGAGGGGGCCGAGCCATTGAGCGACTGTGTCCTGGAGTGGGACATGCCGCTCCCCGTCGTCGCCGGTGACAGCACGGCCCAGCAGGCCACGCTGAGCTGCCTGTTGGCCCTGCGCCGTCCGGCCACCGATCTCGGCGTCACCCTGCACTACGGCGGCACGAGTTACGTATCGGGCAACGACCAGGGCGACTTCGGCGCCGCGGTCGCCCTGATCCAGGAACAACTGCCCTCCGGCTCCACCCTCCAGTCCCCCTTCTCCGCGGCCGTGTAG
- a CDS encoding GNAT family N-acetyltransferase — MGVAIRQAGKADREVLVRLLDESFMQDPVSTWVFPDVAHRRNVHGRFLGVFIDVALAEGRVDLAEDHTAMALWLDIPAGVPEEDDTPARMRETADPENERAELVGRLTGKVHPHDRAHAYLLMIGVTPERQGEGLGTALMAPVLERCDREGVPAYLEASSARSRELYERLGFVFMGTAVQLPGGPQMWPMWREPRG; from the coding sequence ATGGGCGTGGCGATACGACAGGCGGGCAAGGCCGACCGCGAGGTGCTCGTACGGCTTCTTGACGAGTCCTTCATGCAGGACCCGGTGAGTACGTGGGTGTTCCCCGACGTGGCGCACCGCAGGAACGTGCACGGCAGGTTCCTCGGGGTCTTCATCGACGTGGCCCTGGCCGAGGGCCGGGTCGATCTCGCCGAGGACCATACGGCGATGGCTCTCTGGCTCGACATCCCCGCCGGTGTGCCGGAGGAGGACGACACTCCGGCCAGGATGCGGGAGACCGCCGACCCGGAGAACGAACGGGCCGAGCTGGTGGGCCGGTTGACGGGGAAGGTCCATCCGCACGACCGGGCGCACGCCTACCTGCTGATGATCGGTGTGACACCGGAGCGGCAGGGCGAGGGCCTGGGCACCGCGTTGATGGCCCCCGTGCTGGAGCGCTGCGACCGGGAAGGGGTTCCGGCGTATCTGGAGGCGAGCAGTGCGCGCAGCCGCGAGCTGTACGAGCGGCTCGGGTTCGTGTTCATGGGCACCGCGGTCCAACTGCCCGGCGGTCCGCAGATGTGGCCGATGTGGCGGGAGCCGCGCGGCTGA
- a CDS encoding family 2 encapsulin nanocompartment cargo protein polyprenyl transferase, with product MTMTRTDAATEGHEAAALLERTRTVVDPELRSALESLPGPMRNIGMYHFGWEQSDGSPAAGQAGKAIRPALVLAAVQALNGDMRQAVRAAAAVELVHNFTLLHDDVIDRDATRRHRATAWAVFGIPDAVIAGDAMQALALRLLAEDPHPAAKAAAGRLAACVIELCAGQQADCAFEARADVSLDECLTMAEAKTGALLGCACAMGALYSGAGPEEAAAMDAFGREAGLAFQLIDDLIGIWGEPSHTGKPAGADLAAHKKSLPVVAALGSGTRAAAELAELYRGPLEGDGIRRAADAVDRAGGRDWAQAEAADRMARAVGHLSRAVPDLAAAGGLLSLAEYVTRRSR from the coding sequence ATGACCATGACCAGAACGGACGCCGCGACCGAGGGGCACGAGGCCGCAGCGCTCCTGGAACGCACCCGCACCGTCGTCGACCCGGAGCTCCGCTCCGCGCTGGAGTCCCTGCCAGGGCCGATGCGGAACATCGGGATGTACCACTTCGGCTGGGAGCAGTCGGACGGCTCGCCGGCCGCGGGACAGGCGGGCAAGGCGATCAGACCCGCGCTCGTCCTCGCCGCGGTCCAGGCACTGAACGGAGACATGCGGCAGGCGGTACGGGCTGCCGCGGCGGTGGAGCTGGTGCACAACTTCACGCTGCTGCACGACGACGTCATCGACCGGGACGCCACCCGGAGGCACCGGGCGACCGCCTGGGCCGTCTTCGGTATACCCGACGCGGTCATAGCCGGGGACGCGATGCAGGCCCTGGCCCTGCGGCTGCTCGCGGAGGACCCGCACCCCGCGGCGAAGGCGGCCGCCGGGCGGCTCGCGGCGTGCGTCATCGAGCTCTGCGCCGGACAGCAGGCCGACTGCGCCTTCGAGGCCCGTGCGGATGTCTCGCTGGACGAATGCCTGACCATGGCCGAGGCCAAGACCGGGGCACTGCTCGGCTGCGCCTGCGCGATGGGCGCCCTCTACTCGGGCGCCGGACCCGAAGAGGCGGCGGCGATGGACGCGTTCGGCCGGGAGGCCGGGCTCGCCTTTCAGCTGATCGACGACCTGATCGGCATCTGGGGCGAGCCGTCCCACACCGGCAAGCCGGCCGGTGCGGATCTGGCCGCCCACAAGAAGTCGCTGCCGGTGGTGGCGGCGCTGGGCTCGGGCACCCGGGCGGCGGCCGAGCTGGCGGAGCTGTACCGCGGACCTCTCGAAGGGGACGGCATCAGGCGGGCCGCCGACGCGGTCGACCGGGCCGGTGGCCGTGACTGGGCACAGGCCGAGGCGGCCGACCGGATGGCCAGAGCGGTGGGCCATCTCTCCCGCGCCGTCCCCGACCTCGCGGCGGCGGGAGGTCTGCTCTCCCTCGCGGAGTATGTGACGCGGCGCAGCCGCTGA
- a CDS encoding family 2B encapsulin nanocompartment shell protein, translating to MSVGEEVRDTQAPPQQSLGTAAARNLATTTKSAPQMQEITSRWLLKTLPWVQVQGGTYRVNRRLSYSVGDGRVTFVQTGGRVEVIPAELGELPALRDYADEAALAELAQRCTQREFAEGDVLAAEGDTADRVFLLAHGRVQKIGTGPYGDETVLGSLADGAYFGDQALLEEGATWEYTARADTACVALELTRSDVLNLAERADSLREHLAGVASLPAQRTNSYGEAAIDLSAGHVGEALVPHTYVDYEGAPREYELSVAQTVLKVHSRVADLYNQPMNQTEHQLRLTVEALRERQEHELVNNREFGLLHNCDYGQRLQPHDGVPSPDDMDELLSRRRGSKLFLAHPKAIAAFGRECNRRGLVPESVDVGGHHVPAWRGVPIYPCNKIPVSDARTTSIICMRTGEAEQGVIGLQQSGIPDEIEPSLSVRFMGIDEKAIISYLVTAYYSAAVLVPDALGVLENVEVSRWG from the coding sequence ATGTCCGTTGGTGAAGAGGTTCGCGACACGCAGGCACCGCCGCAGCAGAGTCTGGGCACGGCAGCTGCGCGGAACCTCGCAACGACCACCAAGTCCGCACCGCAGATGCAGGAGATCACTTCACGGTGGCTGCTGAAGACGCTGCCGTGGGTTCAGGTGCAGGGTGGTACGTACCGGGTGAACCGGCGGCTGAGCTACTCGGTCGGCGACGGCCGCGTGACGTTTGTGCAGACCGGCGGCCGTGTGGAGGTCATCCCGGCCGAGCTCGGTGAGCTGCCCGCCCTCCGGGACTACGCGGACGAGGCGGCTCTGGCCGAGCTGGCCCAGCGCTGCACCCAGCGGGAGTTCGCCGAGGGCGATGTGCTGGCAGCCGAGGGCGATACGGCGGACCGGGTGTTCCTGCTGGCGCACGGCCGGGTCCAGAAGATCGGCACGGGGCCCTACGGGGACGAGACCGTGCTCGGTTCGCTGGCCGACGGGGCGTACTTCGGCGACCAGGCGCTGCTGGAGGAGGGGGCCACCTGGGAGTACACGGCCCGTGCCGACACCGCGTGCGTCGCACTTGAGCTGACCAGGTCGGACGTGCTGAACCTCGCGGAGCGCGCCGACTCGCTGCGTGAGCATCTGGCGGGGGTGGCCTCGCTGCCCGCACAGCGCACCAACAGCTACGGCGAAGCGGCGATCGACCTCTCCGCGGGTCACGTCGGTGAAGCCCTCGTCCCGCACACGTACGTCGACTACGAGGGTGCGCCCCGCGAGTACGAACTGAGCGTCGCCCAGACCGTGCTGAAGGTCCACAGCAGGGTCGCCGACCTCTACAACCAGCCGATGAACCAGACCGAGCACCAGTTGCGGCTCACGGTCGAGGCGCTGCGGGAGCGCCAGGAACACGAGCTGGTCAACAACCGCGAGTTCGGCCTGCTCCACAACTGTGACTACGGCCAGCGGCTCCAGCCGCACGACGGGGTGCCCAGCCCGGACGACATGGACGAACTCCTCTCGCGCCGGCGCGGATCGAAGCTCTTCCTCGCACATCCGAAGGCCATCGCCGCGTTCGGCCGCGAGTGCAACAGGCGCGGGCTCGTCCCGGAGAGCGTCGACGTCGGCGGCCACCACGTGCCCGCCTGGCGCGGGGTGCCGATCTACCCGTGCAACAAGATCCCGGTCAGTGACGCCCGCACCACGTCGATCATCTGCATGAGGACCGGCGAGGCCGAACAGGGCGTCATCGGGCTCCAGCAGAGCGGCATCCCCGACGAGATCGAGCCGAGCCTGTCGGTCCGTTTCATGGGAATCGACGAGAAGGCGATCATCTCGTACCTGGTGACGGCCTACTACTCCGCGGCCGTGCTGGTCCCGGACGCACTCGGCGTGCTGGAGAACGTCGAAGTCAGCCGCTGGGGGTGA